One segment of Camelus ferus isolate YT-003-E chromosome 26, BCGSAC_Cfer_1.0, whole genome shotgun sequence DNA contains the following:
- the ING2 gene encoding inhibitor of growth protein 2 → MLGQQQQQLYSSAALLTGERSRLLTCYVQDYLECVESLPHDMQRNVSVLRELDNKYQETLKEIDDVYEKYKKEDDSNQKKRLQQHLQRALINSQELGDEKIQIVTQMLELVENRARQMELHSQCFQDPAEGERASDKAKMESSQPERSSRRPRRQRTSESRDLCHMTNGIEDCDDQPPKEKKSKSAKKKKRSKAKQEREASPVEFAIDPNEPTYCLCNQVSYGEMIGCDNEQCPIEWFHFSCVSLTYKPKGKWYCPKCRGDNEKTMDKSTEKTKKDRRSR, encoded by the exons ATGttagggcagcagcagcagcaactaTACTCGTCGGCCGCGCTCCTGACCGGGGAGCGGAGCCGGCTCCTCACCTGCTACGTGCAGGACTACCTCGAGTGTGTGGAGTCGCTGCCCCACGACATGCAGAGGAACGTGTCCGTGCTGCGAGAGCTGGACAACAAATATCAAG aaacattaaagGAAATTGATGATGTCtatgaaaaatataagaaagaagacGATTCAAACCAGAAAAAACGCCTCCAGCAGCATCTCCAGAGAGCATTAATCAATAGTCAAGAATTGGGAGATGAAAAAATCCAGATCGTCACGCAAATGCTCGAATTGGTGGAAAATCGGGCAAGACAGATGGAGCTGCATTCACAGTGTTTCCAAGACCCCGCCGAAGGCGAACGAGCCTCAGATAAAGCAAAGATGGAGTCCAGCCAACCAGAGCGCTCTTCGAGAAGACCCCGCCGACAGCGGACCAGTGAGAGCCGTGACTTGTGTCACATGACGAATGGGATTGAAGACTGTGACGATCAGCCacctaaagaaaagaaatccaagtcAGCCAAGAAGAAGAAGCGCTCCAAGGCCAAGCAGGAGAGGGAAGCTTCACCTGTTGAGTTTGCAATAGATCCCAATGAACCTACATATTGTTTATGTAACCAAGTGTCTTACGGGGAAATGATTGGATGTGACAATGAACAGTGTCCAATTGAATGGTTTCACTTTTCATGTGTTTCACTTACCTAtaaaccaaaggggaaatggtACTGCCCAAAGTGCAGGGGAGATAATGAGAAAACGATGGACAAAAGtactgaaaagacaaaaaaggataGAAGATCGAGGTAG